Below is a window of Ignavibacteriales bacterium DNA.
GAAATGTTCAAATGGAGTTGTAACCGATTCCGTTTCATCAACAGATATTTCAACTTCTGAATCATAATCAGGATAATTTGTCACCAAATGGTCATATAATTTTTTTATGTGGGCAACGGCATTACCATATTTTACAAGTGCCTTTTTAATGCTTACTAAATCTGAAGTAATAGTTAAACTTTCTGTAAGCACAAATTCTTTATCTAAATATTGAGCACTTAATTCTTTGATGTTAGATTGTAATCCTTTCCAGTTCAAATTATTAATTCTTTTATCAAGTTCAGTTTCATTTATGTGATCTGCTTCATTTACAACAAATTCACTTGGATCGAATGTAAACATTCTAAATCCATTTTCAACCATCAAATCAATATCTTCAGTTGTTTTTAAATGATCAGCATCTGCACCAAATCCTTTTTCATAACCTTCCTGAAAAACAGCCCATACAGCTGCATCCATTACCTCAACCGGAGTACGATTTGTGCGAGATAATTCTCGAATTGATTGCTGTGCAAGTATTGGTTTAAATTCAGATTTCAATACCGAGCGAATATGAGCAGGATTTGCTAACCCAAGTCTATCGCCAAATCCAAACGAATTTTCTAAACCAATACATACTGCATTTGTAAATGGGAATACTCTTTGTAAAGCCTTTCTATTGTAAGTATTTAGCAAGCATTTTTTGATAAAGTAACCCTTTTTTTCTGCGGGAACAAAAACTAATCCCTTAAACTTTGAGCAAATATTATTAGATGTGCTTTCACAATACAGAAACAAATATTTTTTCTTGTTTTCACGTGCAATAAAAAATATAACTCCATTATATTCTCTAACAGATTTTGGGTACAGAGCTATTTCTTCTTTTTCTAATAGATATTTTTTGATAGGAGTATTTTGCATTGCTCGATAAGAAAACAGTTCTTCCTTGAATTTTAATTTATCCATTTTCAATAAGTCCATTATAATTTATAGGCTTTTTTAACTAAGTTATAAGTAAGGTCTTTGGCGACAATCATCGCTTCGTTCAAACTGACTATATGTTTTGCAACCAGTTCGCCTAAATAATTTGAATCAACTCTTCTTGCTAAATCGTGTCTTGCAGGAATTGAAATAAATGCTCTTGTGTCATCATTAAATCCAACTGTATTATAAAATCCCGCTGTTTCAGTAACCATTCTTCTAAATCTCATCATACCTTCAAGACTGTCATGAAACCACCATGCCGGTCCAAGTTTCATTGCAGGATAATGCCCTGCCAACGGCGCTAGTTCTCTTGAGTAGGTTGTTTCATCGAGAGTAAATACTATTATGGTAAGATTAGCATTATTTCCATATTTATTTAAAAGTTCTTTAAGATTAAAAGAATATTCAGTCTGCATTGGAATATCGCAGCCTTTATCCAGTCCGTGCCTATTAAATATAATTTCGTTATGATTACGGTAGGAGCCGGGATGAATTTGCATTGTCAAGCCGTCTTCCGTGCTCATTCGTGCCATTTCCATCAGCATATTAGAAGTAAATAATTCCGCATCATTTTCTTCAAGTTTATTATTAAATGCACGATTGAATATTTTTTCTGCTTCATTTGAAGACAACTGATGAGTGTAAGGAGAAAATACTCCGTGATCAGTTGATGTTGCTCCAACCTCTTTAAAGTATTTTCTGCGCTCTTCTAATGCTTGAATAAGTTTTTGATAATTAGAAATTTCATACCCAACAACTTTTTCTAATGCTGATAAATTTTGTTTCCAGCTTTTTGAGGATAAATCAGTTACCGCATCAGGTCTAAAACAAGGAATAACTGTTTTATTCCAGCCAGAATTTTTTATTTGTTTATGCTGATCTAAAGAATCGCTAGCAGCATCAGTGGTGGATAGTACTTCAATATTAAATCTCTCAAATAAGTTTCTAGGTAAAAATTCATTAGAATTAAGTTTTTCCTGAAGTCTATCATATATTGATTGTGCATTTGTACTATTTGGTTTTTCTTCAATGTTAAAAATTTTATTAAACTCATAAGCAAGCCAATTACCAGAAGGAGTTCCAACAAATAAGTGATAGTTATCTGCAAATAACTGCCAGATTTTTCTTGGATCCGTTTCTACTTGTGTTCCATCAATTGATGGGATTCCAAGCAACTCCAATTTAATTCCCTGTGAATACAACATTCTGTAGACATAATGATCAGGAATCAAAAATAATTGTGTTGGATTAAGGAATGGTTTATTTTCCACAAAAATCTGCGGATCAACATGCCCATGCGGACTAATAATTGGTAAATTTTTTATTGATTCATAAATTTGGCGAGCATAATTTCGCACAGATGAATCCGGACTAAAATATCTGTCCTCATTTAAATCATACTTTTCCATTTAAATATTCTTTTATTTGATTTCAACAATAACTGGATTATTTAGAGTTTGTAATGTCTCTTCCAAATAGCTTCTAAACTCCTCAACATTCTTAATTCCATTTTCTTCTTGTTCCCACGCAGCGGCAAAATAGTATATTAATTTTCCATTGTCAGGTTTTAGTTTTATAATAAAACTAAGTTCATTTTCTAACAATTCGATGAGTTGATCAGTATTATAAAAAACAACGATACCGAGCTTATCATTATCACTAACCAATGTTTGATTGCCATAAAGAGCTAAATAATTCCAGCCGTTGCTATTATTACTTTTGATAAACTCAGTCTTGTCATACTTAGCTAAACCTGTAACAATATTTTCAGCATTGTTAGAAATTTGCATTTCACATTTAGTTAATCGACTGCCTGCAGAAATTGAAAGACTTGAACTTAAATCATATTTTTTATTTCCAACTTGCCAGCCATAATAATCGGTAATTATTTTAGCTTCAATTGGACCTGTGTAAGGAATTGAGCAAATAATACTGTCTGTTTTTGAAACCATATTAACTTTACCATCAGCCCACATGCCAATTGAACCAATTCCTAATGAGCTGCCAACTTTAAATATATCCATTCCCCATTCCTGCATACTATGATAGGAATCATCATTTGCAACTGTATCGTGCGTTCCAACCTGATCAAGAATTAATTGATTTTTCTTTTTGCCGAAAATATCTGTTGCATTCCGCCAATCAAGATAAAATCTATAACCAACTTTTTCTGATTCCCAACCCGGACCTTCATACTTAAATAATGCATCATGATCAGTATGTATTGATGGAACTTTTAAATAAGATACACTCTCAAACTTATCGCCGCGGAATCTCTCATCGTAGTATACATCACCTTTTTTTGCAGATAGCTCAGCATAAGTTCTAGCTTTAAATCGCTTAACATCCAGCAACAAATTTTCTTCTAATCTAATTGTTTTTGTTTCATTCGCACTTAAATCAATAACAAATTTTAATGTTCTTTTTTCCCCATCATTAATTATCTGGAATGGAATATCGCCATTATCAGAATTTAAAGTGAAACTTTTTAGTTTAAAATTAATTGGGGTTTCTACTTCTGCATCTTTAATATTTTGATCTATTGAATTGGTAACATTTATTATCGTAACATTTTTACTGCTGCATGCTGCAAGAAATAAACTTAGAACAAGTATTATCATTAGTTTGAATTGATTTGGCATAGTTATTTTGGGTTTAATTATCATAATGATTATTTAATTTTTTAGATATCTGGCTAGTTGAGGTATTTTAAGTTTAATTTCATCAGCAGCAAAATCACAAATTCTAAATGCGCCGCAAGGTGAAAGATGTGTATTGTCTTCCAATCTATTGGGTAAAGAATTGTACTCATCCGCATCTATATGAAGATAAAATCCTTTAGACCTTTCCTCACCAAGTTTGATTATATACTCTTCAGATTTTTTATGAAGATCTAATAGAAGAACATTCATTTTTACAGATATGTCTCTAACAACATTTGGATAATCGCCGTGAACATCATAGAATTTTCCAAGCTCATCAAATCTTCTTCTAACTATTGGAGTGGCTAAAATTGGAATACCCCCTCTTTGTCGAGTTTCATTTATAAACTTTTGAAGATTCCATTTATAATCCGTGTTTGCATCTGCAAATCTTTTAGGATCATCTTTTTTGGCATCGTTATGCCCAAACTCCATAATTACATAATCCCCAGGCTTAATTTTTGGAACAACTGTATCCCATCTTCCTTCATCAATAAAACTTTTTGTGCTTCTTCCATTAACTGCATGATTTTCTATTTTAATTCCGTCACTAAAATAGAGTGGAAATATTTGCCCCCATCCTTTTTCAGGATTGCCATCTTTCAATGGTTTATCAGCCATAGTTGAATTACCAATCATAAAGATTGTTATGTTTTTTGCTGGCTCATCAGTTTGGGCATATATAACAACAAGATTTGCTACTAACACAATAAATAAAAAAGAATACAATATTTTTTTCATATGGAAATAATTTTTAACACAAATTTTTGAGATTAGTAGTATTCTGCTTCTACTTTAGAACTAATGCTATTTTTTCTGAAATGATTCCAATATATCGTTAATATTTTTAAGAACGCTAATTGGATCCCATTTACCAGCAAATACCCAATTAGAATTTATTTCACTTTTGGCAGGATGTTCTTTAGATTTTTCTAAATTATCTTTTAGCCAGTTATATTCTTTCCCTTCAACTTTACAATCAGAAAAGTAGATTCTATCCTCACCCCACTGTAGTATTCTTGGTGGATTTGATGGTGCAAAAAATATTTGTTTATCAGCCATATTATGTGAGAATATACAATCAATTAAATAAAACTGAGCATCGCGATGAAATCTTCCTAATGGAAAATTTTCCACACCATCGAAATAGGAATTTTTAATTACAAATTTATAATCTTCATTTTTACTTCCATCATGCCAAATTGATGCAGTTAAATTATGACCATAAAATTTACTGTCCTCAATAAGACAATATCCTCTTGGGCATACATAGTCAACCCAACCTTCAAAAAAACAATTATGATGATAATACATTCCACCGTCAGTGTTCCATAATGAAAGAGCATCACCACCATCAGATATAACTGCACAATCATCTAAAATTATTCTGGTTGATCCTTCAAACGATCTTATTACAAATGCATGATCATGATCGCCATAAAGACTACCATAATTATTTTTTATTGTGATCGATTTGAAAATAATATCTGATATGTGCGGTTTGATATTTACGATGGCAGAACCGTAATCGTCATCGTGTGTAAGCTTCCAGTTTTTTCTTAACTCAGCAAATTCAATAATTGTGTTTACTCTACTTTCTCCACATATAATAATATTACTATGTTCTATAAAAATCTTTTCGTTATAATTACCATTTTTAATGAAAATAGTAAAATAATTTTTACAACCTTTAGGTATTGAATTTAAAGCTTCCTGAATGGAAACAAAATCACCTGTTCCATCTTTGGCAACGATAAAAAAAGATATACCATCATTACCTTGCGAGAATGATTGAATGGAAAGGGTAATACAAATGAAAAAAATGAATAAAGAATTTTTCATTTTAAGAACTAGTTGAATTTGAGGCTATTGGTTTAATTTAAGCTACTATGGCTGTATCAACCGGATTTCGACCGTTTAGCAATAAACGTGTTGGTAATTCTATTTGTCTATCAAATTCCTTATCAGGATTATTCATTAAATTACACAGCAAACTAACTGCAGAGGTTCCTAATTGGCGAGTTGGCTGATCAACATAGTTAAAAACAGAAGGTGCCATATATTTAAATATATTATTACCAAAGCAAGTAACATTTATATCTTTAGGAATTTTTATCCCAACTTCAGAAGCTGCTTCGTATAAACCAAGAGCAACAGGATAAGTGACAGCAAGAATTGCTTCAGGTAATTGACCACTTTTTAATAATCCCTTAAAAGCATTATATCCATCTTCCTCGCCAAATCCACTTTTAATAATCCATTCGTTATTTACAGGAACATTGTATTTATTCATTGCATCAAAAAATCCCTGCGTTCTTGCTTTTCCAATGTTTATATAATCGTGCCCTCCAACTAAACTAATATTACGATATCCTTTGTTAATAAAATATTCCACTGCAGAAAAAGCCCCGCCTCTATCATCAACAGTTACACTTGGAACTCCCGGTATATCCGGAACTCTATCAATAAAAACCATCGGAACATTCATTTTAATAACGCGATCAAAAATCGAATAGTCTTTTGTCTGTTCTGTTATTGATACTATTAAACCATCAATTCGCATCGAAAGTAATGATTCAATATGTTGTTTTTCTCTTGCAGCTATCTCCTGCGATACCGTAATGACACTTTCATATTTTTTTTCAAATGCAGAATCATAAATAGCTTCGATAACTGAACCAAAAAAGAAATGTGCAATTTTTGGTACAACAATACCAATAATATTAGATTTTCTAGAAGACAGATTTCTTGCGTTGATGTTTGGACGATAGCCTAAACTTTCAGCAAGTTGTTTTACTTTTATTTTTGTTTCATCAGAAATATCCGAATGATCTCTAAGGGCTTTAGAAATTGTAACCTTGGAAACTCCCAGGATTTTTGCCAAATCTTCTAATTTTGCTGGTGAGACTCTTTTGTTGGGCATAAAAATATTTTACTCTCTTTCCAATAACTTCTAATACGATTATTCTAAATCTTACTTATTCAATTTTAATAATTTCATGGGCTGCTAGTATTAATGCTCCATATCCTTTAAAATCATTATCTCTTTTGGGTTCGCTAATATAGTATTCAAAACTACCATCGCGATACGGATTGCCGCCCAATCCTCCAACTGAACAAACATTAGTTAAGACATAACGACCATCATTATCCTCTATGATAAAGTTTTTAACCAATGAAGAAAATGACTCTTTTGCTGCTTCTTTAAAATGCTCTTCCAGATATCCTTTATTATACCCTTTTGCAAATGCATAAATAAACATAGACGATGCTGATGTTTCTATATAATTTCCCTTCTGATTTGATTTATCCACAACTTGGTACCATAGCTTAGACTTTTCATTTTGATATTTTAATAGCGAAGATGAAAGTTCTTGAAACATTTTAAGTATTTCATTTCTGTCTTTGTGATTTTCAGGAAACGAATCAAGCACATCAACCATCGCCATCATAACCCAGCCAAGAGATCTTCCCCAAAAATTTGGTGATGTTCCTTTAATTGGATCAGCCCATTTTTGCTGTTTACTTTCATCCCAACCATGAAAGTATAATCCAGTTTTTTTATCATACAAATGTTTTTTGATCAATAAAAACTGATTTGCAATATCATCAAAATTTCCTCGGGAACTGAACATCACAGAATATTCTGAATAGAATGGTTCAGCCATATACAATCCATCTAACCACATCTGGTTTGGATAAATTTTCTTATGCCAAAACCCACCTTCACTTGTTCTTGGATGTAACTTTAATTGTTTAATTAAATTATCTGCAGCGATTTTATATTTTTTTTGTTTGGTTGTTTCATAAAGATGTAAAAGCACCCTGCCTGATGCAATATTATCAATATTAAAATTATTTAAGTCATAAGTCTTAATAGAACCATCATCATTTACATAATAATCAATATTCTTTTTTATGTAATTAAAATATTTTTCTTCTTTTGTATTAATCCAAAGTCTATAGATTGATTCAAGAATTAATCCTTGTTCATAATTCCATTTATAACTCTTAGCTTCAGTTTTATATGCTACTGTATCAGGATAGATATCTATAAAACTATTTACCAGGATTTCTGGAGTGATTGCAATAACTTCTTTCTTACTTGTATTAACTGAACTGCAGCCAATCAAAACTAAAAGAAGAATTACCGAAATAACATTTTGAAAAGGAGTTTTGGAAATCATAATTAATTGATCACCTTATTATTAATAGTCACATCTTCAAATGAAATGCTTTCAACATTCTCTAACAAATTATTATTACCAACATTTTCAAATCTTGAATTTCTTATAACTAAATTTTTTACTTTTGAGTGTTCATAAGCTTTAATCCATAAAGCATAAGAACTTTTTTTACTTATAATATTCTCAAGAACTATATTATTAACGGATGGTGTAAATTTTCCGGCATCACCTTCTTCATAGTAAAAATTTATTTTTAATATTGCTTCCTTCACTTCTCCGATAGTAAGATTTCTAACAAAAATATTTTCAATCTTTCCACCTCGAACCGAATTAGTTTTAATTCTAATTGCTCTATCAAGTTCCGGACTATCCATAACGCAATCTTCGATAAAAATATTATTTGCACCACCAGAAATTTCACTTCCTAAAACAACACCGCCGTGTCCATTTTTCATTTCACAATTTTTAATAATAATATTTTCACTTGGAATATTGATCCTTCTTCCATCATTATTTCTGCCAGATTTTATTGCAATGCAATCATCTCCATTATTGAAAAAACAATTTTCAATTAAAACGTCTTTTGAACTTTCAGGGTCAAACCCGTCATTATTTGGTCCTAATCCTTCAATATTAACACCTATTAGTGAAACATTTTGACAAAGGACAGGATTAATAAACCACATGGGGGAATCCTTAAAACTAACACCTTCAATTAAAATATTTTTTGATTTATAGAATTGAACAAAATTTGGTCTTAAATAATATCCATCCCCTAAAACACGATGTTCAACCGGAATATCCTTCTCACCCATTTCAAAGAGTTTGTCCCTTCCGATTTTTTGATTTGGCATTCCGTCTTGCCATCCATATTTCTCAATACCCTTCCAACTCCACCAATTACTGTTACTTCCCTGGCCGTCTAAAATTCCAGTTCCAGTAATAGCAATGTTTTCTTCACCAAAAGCATAAATTAGAGAAGAATAATTCATACACTCTACACCTTCCCATCTACTATAAACAAGTGGGAGATATTTACTTTTATCATCAGAAAATATTAAAGCAGCACTATCTGCCAAGTATAAGTTAACATTACTTTTTAAACGAATTGCTCCTGTTAAATAAACTCCTTTTGGTACCAGCACTTTTCCGCCGCCATTTTTAACACAGTCATCAATAGCAAGTTTAATTGAATTTGTACAATCGGTTATTCCATCTCCAACAGCACCATAAACCTTAATATTAAATTCTTTATCAGGAAATATTGGAGGAATAATTCTATCGAGCACAACATCAATCTTTTCCCATCCATCAGTTTTCGTTGGGGAATGTGTACAACTAATTACAACACTAGTAAGTGCTACCAAGAAGGTCAAGATAGCAATCGATTTAAAATAATTATTCATATACTATTTTAGCAGAATAAGTTTAATTGTTTGATTCATTCCCTGAAAATGAAGCCGAGCGAAATATATACCACTAGACAAAATATTTCCGTTACCATCAGCAGCAACCCAATTTGATTCAAATTGTCCGGAGGTTAAATAGTTGTTAAATACTTCAGCAACTTTGTTACCAAGAATATTATAGATTTCTAAAGTTACATTGCCAGCATTTGGAATTTCAAAAATAAACTTAGTATTTGGGTTAAATGGATTCGGATAATTCTGGTTAAGTTTAAATTCGTTTATTGGTCTTATTTCAAAATTAATAGAATTTGGAATTCCAGCGGTTTCATATGCGCCTAAATC
It encodes the following:
- the uxaC gene encoding glucuronate isomerase, giving the protein MEKYDLNEDRYFSPDSSVRNYARQIYESIKNLPIISPHGHVDPQIFVENKPFLNPTQLFLIPDHYVYRMLYSQGIKLELLGIPSIDGTQVETDPRKIWQLFADNYHLFVGTPSGNWLAYEFNKIFNIEEKPNSTNAQSIYDRLQEKLNSNEFLPRNLFERFNIEVLSTTDAASDSLDQHKQIKNSGWNKTVIPCFRPDAVTDLSSKSWKQNLSALEKVVGYEISNYQKLIQALEERRKYFKEVGATSTDHGVFSPYTHQLSSNEAEKIFNRAFNNKLEENDAELFTSNMLMEMARMSTEDGLTMQIHPGSYRNHNEIIFNRHGLDKGCDIPMQTEYSFNLKELLNKYGNNANLTIIVFTLDETTYSRELAPLAGHYPAMKLGPAWWFHDSLEGMMRFRRMVTETAGFYNTVGFNDDTRAFISIPARHDLARRVDSNYLGELVAKHIVSLNEAMIVAKDLTYNLVKKAYKL
- a CDS encoding DUF4861 family protein, whose translation is MIIKPKITMPNQFKLMIILVLSLFLAACSSKNVTIINVTNSIDQNIKDAEVETPINFKLKSFTLNSDNGDIPFQIINDGEKRTLKFVIDLSANETKTIRLEENLLLDVKRFKARTYAELSAKKGDVYYDERFRGDKFESVSYLKVPSIHTDHDALFKYEGPGWESEKVGYRFYLDWRNATDIFGKKKNQLILDQVGTHDTVANDDSYHSMQEWGMDIFKVGSSLGIGSIGMWADGKVNMVSKTDSIICSIPYTGPIEAKIITDYYGWQVGNKKYDLSSSLSISAGSRLTKCEMQISNNAENIVTGLAKYDKTEFIKSNNSNGWNYLALYGNQTLVSDNDKLGIVVFYNTDQLIELLENELSFIIKLKPDNGKLIYYFAAAWEQEENGIKNVEEFRSYLEETLQTLNNPVIVEIK
- a CDS encoding rhamnogalacturonan acetylesterase; its protein translation is MKKILYSFLFIVLVANLVVIYAQTDEPAKNITIFMIGNSTMADKPLKDGNPEKGWGQIFPLYFSDGIKIENHAVNGRSTKSFIDEGRWDTVVPKIKPGDYVIMEFGHNDAKKDDPKRFADANTDYKWNLQKFINETRQRGGIPILATPIVRRRFDELGKFYDVHGDYPNVVRDISVKMNVLLLDLHKKSEEYIIKLGEERSKGFYLHIDADEYNSLPNRLEDNTHLSPCGAFRICDFAADEIKLKIPQLARYLKN
- a CDS encoding pectin esterase, with the translated sequence MKNSLFIFFICITLSIQSFSQGNDGISFFIVAKDGTGDFVSIQEALNSIPKGCKNYFTIFIKNGNYNEKIFIEHSNIIICGESRVNTIIEFAELRKNWKLTHDDDYGSAIVNIKPHISDIIFKSITIKNNYGSLYGDHDHAFVIRSFEGSTRIILDDCAVISDGGDALSLWNTDGGMYYHHNCFFEGWVDYVCPRGYCLIEDSKFYGHNLTASIWHDGSKNEDYKFVIKNSYFDGVENFPLGRFHRDAQFYLIDCIFSHNMADKQIFFAPSNPPRILQWGEDRIYFSDCKVEGKEYNWLKDNLEKSKEHPAKSEINSNWVFAGKWDPISVLKNINDILESFQKK
- a CDS encoding LacI family DNA-binding transcriptional regulator is translated as MPNKRVSPAKLEDLAKILGVSKVTISKALRDHSDISDETKIKVKQLAESLGYRPNINARNLSSRKSNIIGIVVPKIAHFFFGSVIEAIYDSAFEKKYESVITVSQEIAAREKQHIESLLSMRIDGLIVSITEQTKDYSIFDRVIKMNVPMVFIDRVPDIPGVPSVTVDDRGGAFSAVEYFINKGYRNISLVGGHDYINIGKARTQGFFDAMNKYNVPVNNEWIIKSGFGEEDGYNAFKGLLKSGQLPEAILAVTYPVALGLYEAASEVGIKIPKDINVTCFGNNIFKYMAPSVFNYVDQPTRQLGTSAVSLLCNLMNNPDKEFDRQIELPTRLLLNGRNPVDTAIVA
- a CDS encoding glycoside hydrolase family 88 protein: MSVILLLVLIGCSSVNTSKKEVIAITPEILVNSFIDIYPDTVAYKTEAKSYKWNYEQGLILESIYRLWINTKEEKYFNYIKKNIDYYVNDDGSIKTYDLNNFNIDNIASGRVLLHLYETTKQKKYKIAADNLIKQLKLHPRTSEGGFWHKKIYPNQMWLDGLYMAEPFYSEYSVMFSSRGNFDDIANQFLLIKKHLYDKKTGLYFHGWDESKQQKWADPIKGTSPNFWGRSLGWVMMAMVDVLDSFPENHKDRNEILKMFQELSSSLLKYQNEKSKLWYQVVDKSNQKGNYIETSASSMFIYAFAKGYNKGYLEEHFKEAAKESFSSLVKNFIIEDNDGRYVLTNVCSVGGLGGNPYRDGSFEYYISEPKRDNDFKGYGALILAAHEIIKIE
- a CDS encoding glycoside hydrolase family 28 protein, encoding MNNYFKSIAILTFLVALTSVVISCTHSPTKTDGWEKIDVVLDRIIPPIFPDKEFNIKVYGAVGDGITDCTNSIKLAIDDCVKNGGGKVLVPKGVYLTGAIRLKSNVNLYLADSAALIFSDDKSKYLPLVYSRWEGVECMNYSSLIYAFGEENIAITGTGILDGQGSNSNWWSWKGIEKYGWQDGMPNQKIGRDKLFEMGEKDIPVEHRVLGDGYYLRPNFVQFYKSKNILIEGVSFKDSPMWFINPVLCQNVSLIGVNIEGLGPNNDGFDPESSKDVLIENCFFNNGDDCIAIKSGRNNDGRRINIPSENIIIKNCEMKNGHGGVVLGSEISGGANNIFIEDCVMDSPELDRAIRIKTNSVRGGKIENIFVRNLTIGEVKEAILKINFYYEEGDAGKFTPSVNNIVLENIISKKSSYALWIKAYEHSKVKNLVIRNSRFENVGNNNLLENVESISFEDVTINNKVIN